TGCCGTTTTTGGCGAAAACTTCTGTCTGCCAACTTCCCGAAGCACCCAAAAGGTGAACGTGAGCGGAGTTATCATGGTTGAGCACATCCGGCAGCACATCGAAATCGTGGTTTCCCGAGACCATATACACGGGAATATCGGCATCGCGCAGTTTCGCAAAACCAGACTGCAACTGCCCCACCGCCTCGAAAAACCGGTTTTCGCGGTCGATGATATCCCCGGAAAGCAGCAAGGCATCTACTTTCAAGTTGATGGCTTTTTCAACGATGCGCTTCCAGACTTTCGACACCGGGTACTCGTCGGCGCCGGCGGGCAGTTGGGTGGAACTGCGCCCGAGGTGCAAATCTCCTGTTGCCAGCAGCTTAATCATCTTTGGAATGGTTTATTTCCCATGCCCCGAAGATACACATCTGCCGCAAAGTGTGGCCGGGCAAAATAATGGCCTGAAAATGATTTTTCCGGACTTGCAAAAGAGCGTCACTCTTCGCTATTTTTGCCCTCCTTTAAAGAAAAAGCGATCTTTTTAGTTTGACACCACAGCATGCGCTTGTATAGTGAATGTGTTGATTTTCGGGGTGTGGCGCAGTTGGTAGCGCGCTACGTTCGGGACGTAGAGGTCGCTGGTTCAAGTCCAGTCACCCCGACGAAAAAAATGATTTGCGCGGATTAAAAATTGCGCTAATTTTGCAGCGCCTTAGTCGAAAGGCACCTTTTTAAGAGGTCTGGTAGTTCAGTTGGTTAGAATACCTGCCTGTCACGCAGGGGGTCGCGGGTTCGAGTCCCGTCCAGACCGCTAAAGCCTTGGGAGTTTGCTCTCGAGGCTTTTTTGTTTGCCATTGGTTTTCGTTGATTACGGAATAGCGGGTTCGAGTCCAAATCAAAATCAGGAACAAGAACCCATCCACATCCCGTTGTCATTTCGACCGGAGTGCTGAGGGTCGAAGTACGGAGTAGCCAGCCCCGAAGAATTTCGGGAGAGAAATCTCATTCAGTTCACACTTTTATCTCATAATAGATTTCTCCGCTGCGCTAATGTACAGCTTGTTTTCATTCTTCCATTTCAAAACTCCGGTATACCGGAGTGGTTACTACGGATTCTTTGTGGAAGTTGTACGGCAAAGCAGAACTTGCCGCATTAACAGCCCACGAAGCAGAGCTTTGCGGGTACGGGGGTTATTTTTTCCTGTCGTTATTTCTTATACCCGATCTTTTTTCTTGGGGTTTCCTGCTCTCTGATGAACTGTTTCAGGTATTCAAAGACCATTTGTATTTTCTCATCCTGACCGGCTACTCTCTTCTCCATTTCTTCGAGTTTGAGCAAAATATCCTTGTGGGTCAAGAGCATTTCATTCAACTTTACAAACGTATCGATGATGAGCATGTTTACTTTATCTGCTCTTTCGCTTCTCAATACGCTGGACAGCATCAATATTCCATGATCTGTAAAGGCATAAGGAGGATATTTGGAATGTTGTCCTCTCTTTAAGGTCGCATTCTGCGATCTTAAAGATTTGTATTCCTCCTGTGTAAGCTGGAACATATACCTTTCCGGGAACTTACCGGGGTTTCTTTTTACCTGTTCATTCAGCCGCCTTGTCTCCACCTGGTAGAGCTCTGCCAGATCATGGGACAGCATGACTTTTTTTTCTCTGATGTGATAGATTTTGCTTACAATGACTTCTTCCGGTATCGCTATCTGCTCACTCATTTCTTCTGATTTTACTGGTGTTTGCGGACCTTATTTGTTGGTCTCTTTGCTCATTGACCCAGGCTTTTATTGGGTTTGTAAAACTATTATTTCGGTTTGATATTCCCATTTGGAAAATCAAGACCTACCCGATAGGATGGAACCTGGTAATGTCTTCGCTCAGATCATCCATGTCATTAATCCTTAATTCCGCAGGTTCGGTAAAGTCTCAAAGTTTTAACCTGAGTTCGATTATTATTCGGGAATTCAGAGGTTCATAAACACCAAAATACAAGGCGCATTTTCAAAGCTTTAGCGGGCTAAAGCGCGAGAATGCAACGAAGTAGTTTGGTGTTTTATGGACAAGCCAATAAAATTTACACCTCTAAACAGCGATTTTCTGCCTAAAAATGACTTGAAACCGAGCCTGCGAGGTTCCATCTGACCGCTTAAAATCAGAATACAACAGATGAAATAGCCCGC
The Cryomorphaceae bacterium DNA segment above includes these coding regions:
- a CDS encoding ORF6N domain-containing protein, with product MSEQIAIPEEVIVSKIYHIREKKVMLSHDLAELYQVETRRLNEQVKRNPGKFPERYMFQLTQEEYKSLRSQNATLKRGQHSKYPPYAFTDHGILMLSSVLRSERADKVNMLIIDTFVKLNEMLLTHKDILLKLEEMEKRVAGQDEKIQMVFEYLKQFIREQETPRKKIGYKK